In Sphingobacterium sp. SYP-B4668, the sequence ATAGATCTACTGGTAGGCATCGATCTGCAACGGTCTCGGATAGAAGAGCTACTGAAGCTGCCCGATTATCGGATGGTGCTGCCTGTTAAGTAGGGGTAGAGGAGGTGGGAATGCAGAGTTGGTAGCTTATAATTGATTCTCACATCAGTAGGTTGAATTAGTGAGGGAGTTGATATTGTTTATGCTAAGGAGAGAATTAGACAAAGTAGTCGGTCAATACATGAATTAATCCCAACAAACACACAAGGAGGGATAATAATTTGTAATTTTACAGTATACTCAGAATACAATGGAACAACGTTTTATAGACATTATTCAGTTAATCAAACAATCTCGTAACCAAGCGATAAAAGCCGTAAATACCGAGCTGATTAATTTGTATTGGAATGTTGGTGCGTACATCAAGCAAAAATTATCCGTTGCTGAATGGGGTGATAAAACGGTGGACGAATTAGCAAATTTTATTCAAAAGAACAATCCCGAGCTGAAAGGTTTTAATCGAAGAGGGTTGTATCGGATGATTCAATTCTATGAAACTTATGCAAATCTACCATTTGTCGCACCAGTGGTGAGACAAATGCAAAATTCTGATAAACAATACGATATGATTGTGTCACCAGTGGAGACACAATTAGACTTTCAACCTCAAGATATCAAGAATACCATCTTAGTTCAGCTAAGTTGGACAAATCATATGATTATTTTTTCGCGTTGTAAAACAGAAGAAGAGCGTGAGTTTTATCTTCGGTTGAGTATTCATGAGCGATATAGCAAACGTGAATTAGAACGTCAAATATCTGCAGGTTATTTTGAGCGTACAATGATTGGTAATACAAAACGCTCAGCATTACCTATAGAAATTCATAATGAAGTTCAAAATATCTTTAAAGATAGCTATGTTTTCGATTTTCTAAATCTTCCGGAACCACATAGCGAAAACGAGTTACAAAAAGGCTTAATCCTTCAAATGAAAAATTTCATTTTAGAGTTAGGTAAAGACTTCTTGTTCATTGGCGAAGAATACAAAATACAGGTTGGCAATAGCGATTTCTATGTAGATTTGTTGTTTTATCATCGAGGGTTACAATGTTTGGTAGCCTTTGAATTGAAAGCCGATAAATTTAAACCCGAACACTTAGGGCAATTAAACTTTTACTTAGAAGCCTTAGATCGCGATGTGAAAAAAGCGAACGAAAATCCAAGTATTGGGATTTTGTTGTGTAAAGATAAAGACAGTGAAGTTGTAGAATATGCGTTGAGCAGAAGTCTTTCTCCGACAATGGTTGCCGAATATCAAATGCAATTACCTGATAAAAAATTATTGCAACAGAAATTACATGAATTATTTTCAGATAATATTTCTGAAGCATAATATAGTCTTCAATACTTTAAATTATGCTTACACAAAAAGCGCTCGAGTTTTGGGATGCCAATTGAGAGAAGAAGCATTTGCTAGGGCACCACAAGTATTGTGGCGCCAACTGGTGTAGCAATATAGGAGGGTTATGTTATTCTAGCTGATAAGATGGCATTTTATTTCGAATCTTTCCTAAAAAGTCCGAAAATCAGGACAACAGAATAAGCAAACATTAGCCACGAACCAAAAGTTGCTCCGTCTTTTTCCGGAAGATTAGGGAAGATAGAGGAAAAAAATTGTATACATACTGTATCTAAAAGCATTCCGGGTAAAATCATAATGGAGGCTGATTGGATTGCCTCAGATTTACCCAGTTTATATTTATTGAAAGTCCAAGTTGCAACAGAACCCAAGAACGGGATCAAGACCAAATAGAGTAATGTTAATATCAATGTATTCTCGGTGAAAAAAAAATACTGCCCCCCGATTCTGAACAGTATTGTTGCTAAGAGCCAAATAGCAAATCCAATTGTTAAGCTAAAATATTTGTAATTCATAGTCAATATTTTTGTCATATCATCAAAGCAGTATAAGGATCACAGACCGGCGTCAAACGGATCGTTATTATTGACAGCATAGTAATTTAAAATCTCGTTTACGGATTCCTCGGGCGTAAGATCGGATGTATCAAGCCAAAATCCAATACGCGGTGTGCGCGCCATAAATTCAAGGTACAACGACTCTATGGAGAAATTAGCATAGCCTGTTTTTCCTCGAGATAACTCACGTTCTTTCAGTACTTTTACCGTTGGACATAATACAATTTCACGTACAGGGTAACCCTGCAAAAGATCTACAACGTGTGATAGCTCAAGACCGTAATAATTGTCTTGTATAACAACTGAAAATCCGTTGTTGTAATATGTTTTAGCCGCATCAACAGCCAACTGATAGCGTAAACGCAACTGTCGGATAGCTTCGGGAGAAGGTGTAGCGGACATTTCTTCTCTTCCCGATACTATCATCCGTCGGAAGATGTCACCTCGCAAATGTACGCCTCTCTCTAATTTTGAAGCGAGAAGGTTAGCAACCGTATTGGAGTTGCTACCTTTAGTGCGAGACAGATTTAAGGAGTAATTTTAACTTTGTAGAGATGTATAGAAATTTTGATGATTCATTTAAGATAATGGCGGTCGATCTGAGCGTTGTTAGATGTTCGGTGGCAGAAGTTGCCAAGGAACTTGATATAGATCCGAGTCTGCTTAGTAAATGGCGCAGGAACCCGCGTTACAATGGTAATAAAGTGTTGCCGGACAATCCCAAGATAAGTCCTGAAGAGCAGGAATTGCGGATTTTGCGCAAACGTCTCAAAGATGCCGAGCTAGAGCGCGATATACTAAAAAAGGCCATAGCCATCTTCTCCAAGGGAGACGGTCCGTATACCGGTTCATAGAAGCGAACCGTGATATATATTCCGTAGAGAAGATGTGCAGTGTACTAAATGCCAGTAGCTGTTGCTTTTACCGTTGGTTGGTTAGACCAGAGTCCCCTGGAGAACATCGGAGCAAAATGCTTGTTGAGAAAATACAGAAAGTACACATGAACAGCGGCTGCATCTATGGCAGTCCACGTATAACCGCAGAACTACATAAAGAAGGAGAACCTGTGTCAAGGTCTTATGTGGCCAGATTGATGAAGAAACATGGGATACGCAGCAAAGTGAAAAAGAAATATAAGATCACCACGGATTCAAGCCATAGCTATAGGATAGCTGAAAATCTCCTCCAAAGAGATTTTTCAGCGGATGCCCTGTCCCAAAAGTGGGTAGGCGATATCACTTATATCCACACCAACAAAGGCTGGTTATATCTGAGGACAGTTATTGATCTGGCGGACAGAAAAGTGGTGGGCTGGTCTTTGAGTACGGATATGACGGCAGAGAACACCTCAGTGACCGCAATAAAAATGGCCGTTAAGAACAGGGGGGTAAAGAAAGGCCTGATCTTTCACTCCGACAGGGGTGTTCAGTACGCCTGTGAGGAGTTCAGGGCAGTACTGAGAAAGAATAACATAACCCAGAGTATGAGCAGGAAGGCGAACTGTTGGGACAATGCGGTGGCTGAGAGCTTCTTCAAGTCATTAAAAGCTGAGATGGTTTATCACAGAAAGTTTATAGATCAACAGTCCGCTAAATTAGAGATATTCGGATATATTGAAGGCTTCTATAATACTAGAAGAACACATTCTGCTTTAGGTTACAAAACACCCAAGCAAATGGAAGAAATGCTGTTAGAAAAAGAAAAATTAGCAGCGTAAAAAAAGTCTCTCATTTTTAGTTGCAGTTCCATAGACTTACCAGAAGCCATAAGACCCGTCACCAAATAAATAATGTTATTATATGTCATCGGTTATCCCTATAAAGTTGGTTTAAATTTTTTTTACAAAAGGTATTATAACGGATTCAATTTCTGTGAGGTAAAATTAATCAATTATACGGAGTATTGCGCATCTGCACCAGTGCCCAGAAAGCAAAAGGTGTAATAATTTCAAATAGTACGTTCCAAAAAAATGAGGACTTCAAAACCGTAATCCGTCAGCGTATTTCTCACCCGTTGGCTATACGTTAAATATTTCAATCCAGAAGTCATTATCTCCGCAAGCCACCCTGAGCATGCTATACTGGCGGATTGGCTTTGTTATTAACGAAAAATTCGAACAGTACAACAAGCAACGCATAGCTATGGTAAAGAGATTGTCGCTACACCATGGCGACAATTGAGTTGGATATTTCGTATGCCCTCCTTGTTTATCCCGCACGCAACTAAAACTCAAATTAGGTATTCAAATCTTTAGTCTTGTATTTTTATACAATATTTTTGATTACCTATTAATTTTCAATTATCTTAGGGAACAACTGATTATTATATGGAAGTAGTACAGGCCGAACCGTTTATTATTAAACAAGATTCTTTGGAGCAGCAGTTCAAGGAGCATCTTGCTGACCGGGATAATCACCGTATCTTATTTTCTAGCCAATAGTTGCAAATTACTGGCTATCCTGAGGCAATCTGGAATTTAGACTTAAGGTAAGCAGGGATGTTTATTTTGACAGATCCATAATTCTTCGACACTACATTAAAATTTGTAAATTTAGCCATTAAGCTATTTAACACAGACCATGACAGAGATTCAAGACCTCATAAAGCAGATCCGCGCCTTTCGAGATGCCCGAGACTGGCAGCAATTCCACAATTCCAAGGACCTTGCCGTAGCGCTTAGTATCGAAGCCAGCGAACTGCTCGAACTGTTTCTGTGGAAAGGCAATGAAGACGCCAACCCCGACAAGCTGAAAGAAGAGCTTGCAGACGTACTCATGTACGCTATTCTTTTGGCCGACAAGCACGGACTCGATATCAAGCAGATCATCGAGGACAAGATAAAGCGCAACAATGAGAAATATCCAGTAGACAAAGCCAAGGGGACAGCCAAAAAATACAACGAATTATAATGAGATTATATGCAGGCTCGGCCGGTGATTTTATCAGCCTCAATACAGACAATAAACTTGTCGACATACTCCGGGGACAGTTTTTAAAGCAATTTGGATATAGCCCATCACACAATGAATCCATGTCCTGGCGCAACTCCCTGTTCAGACTTTCCTATATTATGGAACGACAGAACCTCGAGTCACAGGGAGTCATGGTTGAGTACAAGCTTCCTTTGAGTGCTAAACGAATCGACGTCGTCATCTATGGACGCGACGAGCAACAAAACAAGCAAGCCGTCATTATTGAACTCAAACAATGGGAAAAGTGTGAATTTACCGACTACGATTCCGATTATGTTCTCACTTGGGTAGGAGGTGGGCATCGCTCCGTATTGCATCCCAGTGTACAAGTGGGTAACTATCTCTATTATTTAAAGGAGAATAATAGTGCTTTTTATCAGGAGAAAGACCCTATCCAGGTTTCCGCATGCAGCTACCTGCATAATTATAATATATCCAGCGACACTACACTCCAAGATAGTAGATTTCAAGAAGCTGTAAAGCGCTTTCCGATATATGGTTCAGAAGACAGCAGCCAGATCTCTGCCTTTATCTATAATCGCGTAGGCTCAGGCGAAGGGATGACTATATTAGAAGAGGTCGAACACAGTAAAATCCGGCCTTCTAAAAAGCTTCTTAAGCAAGTTTCCGGAGTTATCAAACAAAAGCTCAAAGGCGAGCTACAGCTCTTCGGTCAGGTCAAGAGCAAAGGAGACTACATTCTTCTTGACGAGCAACTTATCGTCTACGATGCCGTAATGTCTATAGCCAAAAAAGCCAAGGCCAAAGAGAAACATGCCATTATCGTAAAAGGTGGGGCAGGTACCGGTAAGTCTGTCGTAGGATTACAGCTA encodes:
- a CDS encoding PDDEXK nuclease domain-containing protein, encoding MEQRFIDIIQLIKQSRNQAIKAVNTELINLYWNVGAYIKQKLSVAEWGDKTVDELANFIQKNNPELKGFNRRGLYRMIQFYETYANLPFVAPVVRQMQNSDKQYDMIVSPVETQLDFQPQDIKNTILVQLSWTNHMIIFSRCKTEEEREFYLRLSIHERYSKRELERQISAGYFERTMIGNTKRSALPIEIHNEVQNIFKDSYVFDFLNLPEPHSENELQKGLILQMKNFILELGKDFLFIGEEYKIQVGNSDFYVDLLFYHRGLQCLVAFELKADKFKPEHLGQLNFYLEALDRDVKKANENPSIGILLCKDKDSEVVEYALSRSLSPTMVAEYQMQLPDKKLLQQKLHELFSDNISEA
- a CDS encoding DUF5367 family protein, with product MNYKYFSLTIGFAIWLLATILFRIGGQYFFFTENTLILTLLYLVLIPFLGSVATWTFNKYKLGKSEAIQSASIMILPGMLLDTVCIQFFSSIFPNLPEKDGATFGSWLMFAYSVVLIFGLFRKDSK
- a CDS encoding phosphotransferase, translating into MIVSGREEMSATPSPEAIRQLRLRYQLAVDAAKTYYNNGFSVVIQDNYYGLELSHVVDLLQGYPVREIVLCPTVKVLKERELSRGKTGYANFSIESLYLEFMARTPRIGFWLDTSDLTPEESVNEILNYYAVNNNDPFDAGL
- a CDS encoding transposase, with the translated sequence MYRNFDDSFKIMAVDLSVVRCSVAEVAKELDIDPSLLSKWRRNPRYNGNKVLPDNPKISPEEQELRILRKRLKDAELERDILKKAIAIFSKGDGPYTGS
- a CDS encoding IS3 family transposase codes for the protein MADFAQTSQRCRARARYTKKGHSHLLQGRRSVYRFIEANRDIYSVEKMCSVLNASSCCFYRWLVRPESPGEHRSKMLVEKIQKVHMNSGCIYGSPRITAELHKEGEPVSRSYVARLMKKHGIRSKVKKKYKITTDSSHSYRIAENLLQRDFSADALSQKWVGDITYIHTNKGWLYLRTVIDLADRKVVGWSLSTDMTAENTSVTAIKMAVKNRGVKKGLIFHSDRGVQYACEEFRAVLRKNNITQSMSRKANCWDNAVAESFFKSLKAEMVYHRKFIDQQSAKLEIFGYIEGFYNTRRTHSALGYKTPKQMEEMLLEKEKLAA
- a CDS encoding nucleotide pyrophosphohydrolase; its protein translation is MTEIQDLIKQIRAFRDARDWQQFHNSKDLAVALSIEASELLELFLWKGNEDANPDKLKEELADVLMYAILLADKHGLDIKQIIEDKIKRNNEKYPVDKAKGTAKKYNEL